A window from uncultured Desulfobacter sp. encodes these proteins:
- a CDS encoding helix-turn-helix domain-containing protein, with amino-acid sequence MNTFTISHGYANDLDLWFGKIERKDGGKMTAGIEKTFKAMVRCAVGKNHTFVNMGTLANRTNVCHRTIERHIKILRDAGLINAVREEINGWKRTVYYFLAHPVIVKFRELRVGKTTPQQKKNETAELDKPEATPGIEPETKQELSDGRGQDATQNCYVPDQQNVGNLSDYTFDRLNIETPSLSPSESAITHGHQEPPTWTKW; translated from the coding sequence TTGAATACTTTCACAATTTCGCATGGTTATGCGAATGATCTTGATTTGTGGTTTGGGAAAATCGAAAGAAAAGACGGTGGGAAAATGACGGCAGGGATCGAGAAAACTTTTAAGGCAATGGTAAGATGTGCGGTTGGTAAAAACCATACATTCGTGAATATGGGAACATTAGCCAACCGGACAAATGTCTGCCACCGAACTATTGAGAGACACATCAAAATCCTTAGAGATGCCGGGCTGATCAACGCTGTAAGAGAAGAAATTAACGGCTGGAAGCGGACCGTCTATTATTTTCTTGCCCATCCTGTAATTGTTAAATTCAGGGAATTAAGAGTTGGTAAAACAACACCTCAGCAAAAAAAGAATGAAACTGCCGAGCTTGATAAGCCGGAAGCGACTCCAGGCATTGAGCCTGAAACAAAGCAAGAATTGTCAGACGGTCGCGGCCAGGATGCCACCCAGAATTGTTATGTCCCGGATCAACAAAATGTCGGCAATTTGTCGGATTATACCTTTGATAGACTAAATATAGAGACTCCCTCTCTATCTCCCTCAGAATCAGCTATAACTCATGGCCACCAGGAGCCACCAACCTGGACAAAGTGGTAA
- the argF gene encoding ornithine carbamoyltransferase codes for MKKDLLCLLDLEPQDFTALFERALSLKARHKKGIYDAILAGKTLGLIFDKKSTRTRIAFETAMIQLGGHSIYMSTQDTQISRNEPAKDTARVLSRYIDCLAMRTFDHELVEEFAQTSTIPVINALTDAFHPCQILSDIMTVIEHKDGYENVKIAWVGDGNNVANSWVNAAAVLGLDLIVACPDDHHIKPEIIEAAGADTKKNIVFTNDPKEAVKGADVVYTDVWASMGEEDQLEGRLKAFEGFQVNEELLKGAKDDCLVLHCLPAHRGEEISEAVLEAENAAFWDQAENKRHMHKAILERLIIG; via the coding sequence GTGAAGAAGGATTTATTGTGTTTATTAGACCTTGAACCCCAGGATTTTACGGCCCTGTTTGAAAGGGCCTTAAGCTTGAAGGCGCGTCATAAAAAAGGTATTTATGATGCCATTTTGGCCGGTAAAACCCTGGGCCTTATTTTTGATAAGAAATCCACCCGGACCCGTATTGCATTTGAAACGGCCATGATTCAGCTGGGCGGACACTCCATTTATATGAGCACCCAGGATACCCAGATATCCAGAAATGAACCGGCAAAGGATACGGCAAGGGTTTTGTCCCGGTACATTGACTGCCTGGCCATGAGGACTTTTGATCACGAGTTGGTGGAAGAGTTTGCCCAAACCTCTACGATCCCGGTGATCAACGCCCTGACAGACGCCTTTCATCCATGCCAGATTTTAAGCGATATCATGACCGTTATCGAACATAAAGACGGGTATGAAAATGTCAAAATCGCCTGGGTCGGCGATGGTAACAACGTGGCCAATTCATGGGTCAATGCCGCGGCTGTGCTCGGGTTGGACCTGATTGTGGCCTGTCCGGACGATCACCATATCAAACCTGAGATCATTGAAGCCGCCGGGGCGGATACCAAGAAAAACATTGTGTTCACCAATGATCCCAAAGAGGCGGTTAAGGGTGCCGATGTTGTGTATACCGATGTGTGGGCCAGCATGGGCGAAGAGGACCAGCTTGAAGGCCGGCTCAAGGCGTTTGAGGGATTCCAGGTTAATGAGGAGTTGCTCAAAGGGGCTAAAGACGACTGTTTGGTGCTCCACTGTCTGCCTGCCCACAGGGGTGAAGAGATTTCCGAAGCTGTCCTTGAAGCGGAAAATGCGGCGTTCTGGGATCAGGCGGAGAATAAGCGGCATATGCATAAGGCCATACTGGAACGCTTGATTATAGGCTAA
- the argH gene encoding argininosuccinate lyase, which yields MSEKLWGGRFVESTDKLMESFNASINVDKRLYESDIKGSQAHLEMMEKQGIISSEDAETLVQGLDEVKTRIDNNEMEFTDALEDIHMHVEETLGDVCGAVAKKLHTGRSRNDQVALDVRIYLKEETLNLIQMLKDFQTALVTLADANKKTVMPGYTHMQRAQPVLFAHHMLAYYQMFKRDMARLDDSLERLDVMPLGSAALAGTTFPIDREYTCQVLGFSRVSENSMDAVSDRDFIMEFISHASICMIHLSRLSEELILWSTSEFAFITISDAFTTGSSIMPQKKNPDACELVRGKTGRVVGNLMAILTTMKSLPMAYNKDMQEDKEPLFDTVDTLKVCLEVYTRMFGHIDIHKDRMRDACMTGFLNATDFADYLVNKGVAFRTAHGIAGKAVNFALGQGKELDDLTIEELQSFSELIEKDIYNFISLDAMVARRNSYGGTGFDNVSAAVDAAKKELGI from the coding sequence ATGAGTGAAAAACTATGGGGCGGCCGGTTTGTCGAATCCACGGATAAATTAATGGAGTCGTTTAATGCCTCCATTAATGTGGATAAGCGCCTCTATGAAAGCGATATCAAAGGCAGTCAGGCCCATCTTGAAATGATGGAAAAACAGGGGATCATCTCGTCAGAAGATGCCGAAACCCTGGTCCAGGGCCTGGATGAGGTAAAGACTCGGATTGACAACAATGAAATGGAGTTCACCGACGCCCTGGAAGACATCCATATGCATGTGGAGGAAACCTTAGGTGATGTCTGTGGCGCTGTGGCCAAAAAACTTCATACCGGCAGAAGCCGTAATGACCAGGTGGCGTTGGATGTTCGCATTTATCTCAAAGAAGAGACCCTGAACCTGATCCAGATGCTTAAGGATTTTCAGACTGCCCTGGTAACTCTCGCCGATGCCAACAAAAAAACCGTGATGCCCGGATATACCCATATGCAGCGGGCCCAGCCCGTATTGTTTGCCCATCACATGCTGGCGTACTACCAGATGTTCAAGCGGGATATGGCGCGTCTGGATGATTCTTTGGAACGCCTGGACGTAATGCCCCTTGGTTCGGCGGCCCTGGCCGGCACGACTTTCCCCATTGACCGGGAATATACATGCCAGGTGCTGGGCTTTTCCCGGGTATCGGAAAATTCCATGGACGCCGTGTCCGACCGTGATTTTATCATGGAGTTCATTTCCCATGCATCCATTTGTATGATTCATCTGTCCCGGTTGTCCGAGGAACTGATTTTATGGTCTACGTCTGAATTTGCCTTTATCACCATTTCCGATGCCTTTACCACAGGCTCTTCCATTATGCCCCAAAAAAAGAATCCGGATGCATGTGAACTTGTCCGGGGTAAAACGGGGCGCGTGGTGGGTAATCTCATGGCGATCTTAACCACCATGAAATCATTGCCCATGGCTTATAATAAGGATATGCAGGAAGACAAGGAGCCCTTGTTTGATACCGTTGATACCTTGAAGGTCTGCCTTGAGGTGTATACCCGCATGTTTGGGCATATTGATATACATAAGGATCGGATGCGCGATGCCTGCATGACGGGGTTTTTAAATGCAACGGATTTTGCCGATTATCTGGTTAATAAAGGCGTTGCATTTAGAACTGCCCACGGGATTGCCGGAAAAGCAGTGAATTTTGCCCTGGGTCAGGGTAAGGAACTGGACGATTTAACCATTGAAGAGTTGCAGTCCTTTAGTGAACTTATTGAAAAGGACATCTATAATTTCATCAGCCTGGATGCCATGGTGGCACGGCGTAACTCCTATGGTGGAACCGGATTTGACAACGTATCCGCGGCCGTGGATGCGGCAAAAAAGGAGCTTGGCATTTGA
- the fsa gene encoding fructose-6-phosphate aldolase codes for MKFFIDTANIEQIKDANDMGMVDGVTTNPSLIAKEDGEFKDIIAQICSIVDGPVSAEVISLEYEGMVSEARELVKIADNIAVKIPMTVEGLKAVKTLSAEGIKTNVTLVFSALQALMAAKAGATYVSPFVGRLDDLAQEGMGLIEEIVQIFSNYDFDTQIIVASVRSQLHVQQSALIGADIATIPYGVLKKLAAHHMTDKGIESFMADWNKKNK; via the coding sequence GTGAAATTTTTTATTGATACAGCTAACATTGAACAGATCAAGGATGCCAATGATATGGGTATGGTGGATGGTGTGACCACCAATCCGTCCCTGATTGCCAAAGAAGATGGCGAGTTTAAAGATATTATTGCCCAGATCTGCAGCATTGTTGACGGTCCTGTTTCCGCAGAGGTAATCAGCCTGGAGTATGAGGGAATGGTGTCCGAAGCCCGGGAACTTGTGAAAATTGCCGATAACATTGCCGTAAAAATTCCCATGACCGTGGAAGGACTCAAAGCGGTTAAGACATTGTCTGCCGAAGGTATTAAAACCAACGTGACCCTGGTATTCTCAGCGCTCCAGGCCCTGATGGCGGCCAAAGCCGGCGCAACCTATGTTTCTCCTTTTGTCGGTCGTCTCGACGATCTGGCCCAGGAAGGTATGGGACTTATCGAAGAGATTGTTCAAATTTTCTCCAACTATGACTTTGACACCCAGATCATTGTTGCATCCGTCAGAAGCCAGCTTCATGTTCAGCAGTCAGCCTTGATCGGTGCAGATATTGCCACCATTCCCTATGGTGTGCTTAAGAAACTTGCCGCACATCATATGACCGATAAAGGTATTGAATCCTTCATGGCAGACTGGAACAAAAAGAACAAATAG
- the folK gene encoding 2-amino-4-hydroxy-6-hydroxymethyldihydropteridine diphosphokinase, producing the protein MNCPDSLSLTPVYLSIGANKGNKIANIGRAIKRLGEIEGIFIGALSKFYKTAPQNYTDQDWFVNAAIKIHTAYSPEQLLAMLQTIEKEQDLDGKPFRFGPRRIDLDIVLYGERVVDTATLIIPHPRMHERLFVLKPLCDIDNNLVHPVSGLTVGELYEQIKTDDSQAVIAMAKEETREIFY; encoded by the coding sequence TTGAATTGCCCTGATTCCTTATCACTGACACCTGTATATTTAAGCATCGGTGCCAATAAGGGGAATAAGATTGCCAATATCGGCCGGGCGATCAAACGCCTCGGCGAAATTGAAGGGATTTTTATAGGGGCGTTGTCAAAATTTTATAAGACAGCCCCCCAGAATTATACGGATCAGGACTGGTTTGTGAATGCAGCCATTAAGATCCATACGGCGTATTCTCCAGAACAGCTTTTAGCGATGCTGCAAACCATTGAAAAAGAGCAGGATCTGGATGGTAAACCTTTCAGATTTGGCCCGCGCAGGATTGATCTGGATATCGTTTTGTATGGTGAGAGGGTGGTGGATACAGCTACGCTAATAATTCCCCATCCCCGAATGCATGAACGTCTTTTTGTATTAAAACCCCTTTGTGACATAGATAATAATTTGGTTCATCCGGTAAGCGGTTTGACCGTGGGTGAACTATACGAACAAATTAAAACAGATGACAGCCAGGCAGTCATTGCCATGGCCAAGGAGGAGACCCGTGAAATTTTTTATTGA